The genomic window ATCCGGGCCCTGGAGAAGGCCACGGGCTGCGACCTCATCGTGGACGACACGCCCGAGACCATCGTCGTGAGCAGTTTCGACCCCATCCGCCGGGAGGTGGCCCGCCAGGCCATCCTCAAGCTCCTGGCCGACGGCCGCATCCACCCCGCCCGCATCGAGGAGGTGGTTGAGAAGACCAAGATCGACATGGACCAGCACCTCAAGGAACTGGGCGAGGCCGCGGCCATCTCCCTGGGCTTTCCCGACGTGCACCCCAAGCTCCACAAGCTCATCGGCCGCCTGAACTACCGCACCAGCTACGGGCAGAACGTCCTGGAGCACACCAAGGAGGTGGCCCGCATCGCCGAGTACATGGCCGCCGAACTGGGCGCCGACCAGAAGCTCGCCCGCCGTGCCGGCCTCTTCCACGACATCGGGAAGGCCATCGACCGGGAAGTGGAGGGCACCCACATCGAGATCGGCATGGAGCTCCTGAAGCGCTTCGGCGAGAAGGACCCCGTCATCCACGCCATGAGCTGCCACCACGGGGACTTCGAGCCCAAGACCGTGGAGGCCATGCTCATCACCGCCGCCGACGCCCTGAGCGCTGCCCGCCCAGGCGCCCGCCGCGAGATGCTGGAGACCTACGTCAAGCGCCTGGAGGCCCTGGAGGCCATCGCCAACAGCTACAAGGGCGTCCAGAAGAGCTTCGCCATGCAGGCGGGGCGCGAGATCCGCATCATGGTGGACGCCGGCCAGGTGAACGACGACCAGGCCTTCTGGCTCGCCAAGGACGTCACCAAGCGCATCGAAGGGGAAATGCAGTACCCCGGCCAGATCAAGGTCACCGTCATGCGCGAGACCCGGGCTGTGGAATACGCAAGGTAGCTCCCCTCTTTTCTCGGCGAACCTCGGCCCCTCGGCTGCCTCGGCGATGCCTTTCTTTTCCATGATTTGCGGCGCAAAGGTTCTGTGCGCCGCAACGGCTTGAACCAGAAAGCATCGCGGGGGCAGCCGAGGGGCCGAGGTTCGCCGAGGAATTGGGATGGGTCAGCCCAGCTTCTTCCCGTCCCACCGCAGCGCGATGACCTCCTTCAGGCTGCATGCCTTGACGCTTGAACCCTGGAAGATGGCGAGGCACTCGCCGTCCTTCCGCCGCACGGAACGGTAGAGGATGCCCGGCTCCCCCCCGGCCCGGCAGGCGGCGCCGAAGGCCTGGGAAGGCCCGTAGTCGTCCTTCCGGCGCAGTTCCCCCCGCCCTTTCCGAACGTCCGCGAAGGAGCCGCCCACCCGCAGGGCCAGGGACTCGAAGATGCGGGCGGCGCCCGCCGGCTCCCCGCTGTCCCTCAGGGCCTGCCCGTGGTGGTAGGCCATTTCCGCCACGCAGGTCTCGGGCGTCCCTCCGGCGTAGACGGCCCGGAAGGTGCCGTCGCAGAAGCGGCTGGCCGGGCCGCGGCCGGGCATCTGCAGGTAGGCCCGCAGCTGGGGGAGGCGGTCGGGCCTGCGGGCGCCGGAGGGCCAGGACTGGAAAACGCCCGCCCGGGCCAGCAGGGCGGCCAGTTCGGGCCGGTCCCCGGGCGGGACCAATTGGGCCAGGGGGGAGACGGAAAGGAACTTCAGCTGGTGCCAGGGATGGCTGAGGAAGTGGACGTGGTTCACAGCAGGCCCATGGACGCCGTCTTGAGGTAGCCCAGGGTCTCGATGAGGTCCTCCATGCGCCCGTCCAGCATGCGGTCCAGGGGCCGCCTTCCGCCGAAGACCGGCGCCTGGTTGGCCCGGGTGGCCCAGGCCACGCCGTCCGGGAAGACGCTGCCCGACAGCTCGTAGATGCCCAGCACGTAGGCCATGCGGTCCACCTTGTCGCCGTCCACGTCGCGCAGGTCGCCGGCCTCCAGGCGCTTGAGCCAGACGGTGTAGGTGCTCTTGGCGATGCCCAGCAGGGCCAGGCGCTCCTTCACGGGCAGGCCCCAGCGTTCCGCCACGGCCAGGAAGGTGCGGAAGGCAAGGGCCGAGGGGTCGTCCTGGACGGGAAGGGCGGTGTTCGGACTCCGGGACATGGAGATCCTCCTCCCCCCAGATTAGGCCGATAATGGCCCGAAGCAACAATAGTGGCCTTCAGGCGAAGAACCTCATGAAGAGGAAGATCCCGCCGTTCCAGAGTCCGTGCACGAGGATGCTGGTGAGCAGGTTGCCGGTGCGCAGGAAGGCGAAGCCCAGGACGATGCCGAGGGTGCCCAGGGTGGGCAGGCCCAGGGGCTGAAGGTGCATGGCGCCGAAGAGCAGGCCGCTGACGGCCACGGCCAGGAGCCAGCCTGGGCGCCTTCCCAGGCGCGCCTCGAGCCGTTCCCCCAGCCACGGCAGCAGGAGGCCCCGGAACAGCAGCTCCTCGAAGACCGGCGCCACCACGGCCACCGTGAGGAACAGGAGCCCGACCGAGAGCGGCCCGCGCATGCGGGAGAGCAGGTCCATCAGGTCCTTCTGGGGAGGCTCGGCGGCGTGCAGGAAGGGGCTGAGGGCCACGGAGACCGCGAGGACGGCGGCGAAGGCCAGGGCGAAAAAGCCCAGGCCCGACGCCAGCGCGCGCCCCGCGCGACCCGGCGCCACCCGCGCCGCCAGTTCGCGAGGTCCGATGTCTTCGGCCCAGCAGAGGTAGGCGGTGCCCAGCAGGGCGTGGAGGGCGTAGGTGAGGGGCAGGGCCGCGGGGCGCAGGAAGGGCAGGAGGATCAGCGCCGTGCCGGTGACGAAGCCGGCCCCCAGGTGCGTGAGGAACCAGCCCAGGAGCACGATGAGCAGGGCCCTTCCCGACATGGCGAACCGGGGCGGGGCGTGGGGACGGGCCGGGACCGCGGCGAGGAAGATGGCCATGGCCAGGCCGCCCAGCGCCAGCACCGCGGCGGCGAGCCCGGCGGCGGCCAGGGCCGCCAGCCGCGGCAGCACCCAGGCCGAGGCCCGGGCCTCGGCGGGCTTCGGATCGCCGCCGGCGCGGGCCGCGCACCGGGCCTCGAGCATCCCAGCGGCATAGCCCTCGCCCAGGGCCCGGAGGACCCCGGCCAGCTCCCCGGGGAGGGGCGTGCGCCCCGCGCCCTGATAGGCCCAGGACCAGATCTCCCGGAAGGTTGCGTCGGGGACCGTGCCGGAAAGGCGCGCGCCCGAGGCGAGGTCGCCGCGCTCCGCGGCGTGCACGGCGAGGATGGCGCGGTCCCAGCCGGGGGCGGTCTTCTTCTCGAGGCTGCCCAGGGCCTCCCCCGAGCCCAGGGCGGTGCCGGCCAGGGCGCCCAGGACCCGGGGCGCGGCCAGGGTCACGTCGGCGATGCGGCCCTGGAGCTCCACCCGGGTGGAGGGGCGCGCGGGCCTGGCGCGGCGCGCGCCGGCGTTGAAGCCCACGGCGAGCACGACCAGCAGCGCGAGGGTCGCGATGAAGGGATCGGCCCACGTCCGGTCAGGGTTCCAGGGCTCGGGGCCGCGACTGTCCATGACCCAGGATGATACATTGTCAGCAGGAGTCCCCATGGCCTTTTCCCAGTCCATCGACGTGCGGTTCGCGGACCTGGACGCGCTCGGGCACGTGAACCACGCCACCTTCGTCACCTACCTGGAGTGCGCCCGCGTCGGCTGGTGGGCAAGGCTCCTGGCGGGCCGTCCCTTCCAGGAGGAGGGCTTCGTCGTGGCCAAAGTGGAGCTGGACTACCGCAAGCCCATCCTCCTGGGGGACGCGGTGCGGGTGGACCTGCGCTGCTCCCACCAGGGCAACACCAGTTTCTCCCTGGCCTACAAGGTGGTGCGCGCCACCGACAACGTCGTGCTGGCCGAAGGGCAGACCGTGCAGGTCATGATGGACTTCGCCACCGGGCGCCCGAGGCCGCTGCGGCCCGAGACCCAGGCGTGGCTTCGCACGCAGGAGTAGGCATGAGGCTCGGAACCGCCTGCTGGGCCGAGGGCCCCACGGAACGCCGGGCCCTGGTGGCCCAGCTGCCCAGCGATCCCGCCCGGGTCGTGGATCTCAACCGGCTGGAGCGCCTGCGCCTGGCCAAGCTTGGCGAGGGCCGGGCCGAGGCCCTGGCCGCGGAGCTCGTGCCCCCCAGCCTGCGTCAGCTCCTGGAAGGCGGCGCCAGGGCCCTGAACCGGGCCCGGCAGGTGGTGGCCTACGCGGAGAAGTGGCAGGGGCGCCAGGGCCTGCCGGAGGCCCTGGCGCCCCTGGCGGCCCAGGTGGAGCTGCTGCCCTGCCTGCCGCGGCCCGCGGCGGTCCGGCGCTGGGACGGCACCTTCCTGGACCATCTGGCGGTGCAGGGCCCCGGGGGCATCCTGGGCCAGCCGCCCACGCCCACCCTGGCCTGGGTGGGCCTCTTTGGCGGGGCCGTGGCGGGCTGCTGCCTCGCCCTGGACAACGCCCCGGGCGTGGTGCTGGGGGCCTGGCTGGAGCTGGACATGGACTGGACGGGCGCCCTGGAGCTGGGCCTCGGGGGCCGGCGCCGCCGCGTGCCCCTGGACACCTGGCGGGACCTGGAGCCCCGGGATCCGCGGCCGGCGGAAGTGGTTCTCGCGCCTCCGCCCCATTTCCGCGCGCTCCCGCAGCAGCCGGGAGGCGTGGCGCGCATCGCGTCGCCCCTGGAGACCCTCACGCTCCGCCTCGCGGAGTCGCTGGTGCATCCCACCCTGCAGTAGCCCCTAGCCCAGCGCGAGCATCCGCTCCACGGGCCCCAGCGCGCGCCGGCGCAGGTCCTCGTCCAGGAGGATCTCGGGCTTGAGGTCCCGCAGGCAGAGGTAGAGCTTCTCGATGCTGTTGAGCTTCATGTAGGGGCACAGGGCGCAGTTGCAGCCGCTGTCGGCCGGGATGGGGACGAGCTCGGCTTCGGGCCGGAGCCGCTTCATCTGGTGGAGGATGCCCGCCTCGGTGCCCACGATGAATTCCTTGCCCGGATCCTTCTCCACGAACTTCAGGAGGGCCGCGGTGGAGCCCACGAAGTCGGCCATGCGGCTCACGGTGGCGTCGCACTCGGGATGGACGATGACCTTGGCCGCGGGGTGGCGGGCCTTGAGCTGGGCCAGGCGGGTGGCGGTGAACTGCTCGTGGACGATGCAGAATCCGGGCCACAGGACCATGTCCCGCCCCGTCTGGCGCATGACCCACCGCCCCAGGTGGCGGTCCGGGGCGAAGACGATCTTCCGGTCCCCGGGGATGCTCTCCACCACCCGCACGGCGTTGGAGCTGGTGCAGATGATGTCTGAGAGGGCCTTCACGCCGGCGGAGCAGTTGATGTAGCTCACCACCACGTGGTCGGGGTAGTCCTTCAGCCAGGCGCCGAAGGCGTCGGCGGGGCACCGGTCCGCGAGGCTGCACCCGGCGTCCAGGTCGGGGATGACGACGCGCTTGCCGGGGTTGAGGATCTTGGCGGTCTCGGCCATGAAATGCACGCCGCAGAAGGCGATGACCGAGGCCTCGGTGCGCGCCGCGGCCTGGGCCAGCTGGAGGCTGTCGCCCACGAAGTCCGCCAGGTCCTGGATCTCGGGCTCCTGGTAGTAGTGGGCCAGGAGCACGGCGTTGCGCTCCTTCCGGAGCCGGGCGATCTCCGCCAGGAGGTCCAGGGCGGGGTCGATGGTTTCCAGGTCGGGGACGTAGGGGGCGGGCGCGCTCATGGGGTGATTCTACCGCACTGTCGAAATTTATTTTTTACAACCACTAATCATATTAGATAGTTGGATTTACACGAATCGCTTGAGGGGGCATGGGGGACTCCCTATCCTGTGACGTGAGTCACACCCCTAGAAAGGTCCCGGGCCCCGTCCCCGGCGGCTCGCTTTTCCCATTCCGAGGAGGGATCATGTCCAACGCCCAGACGATCAAAGGTTCCGACATCCACAGCCTCGACGAGATGAAGGTGAGCCGCTTCTTCGGCTGCAACACCTTCAACGAGCGGACCATGCGTGAGCGGCTGCCCCGGGAGGTCTTCAAGGCCTTCCGCCACAGCCTCAAGCGCGGCGAGCCCCTGTCCCCGGAGACGGCCCACGGGGTGGCCCAGGCCATGAAGGAGTGGGCCCTGGAGCACGGCGCCACGCATTTCACCCACTGGTTCCTGCCCATGACCGGCGCCACCGCCGAGAAGCACGACGCCTTCATCGCCTGGGACGAGGCGGGGGTGGTCATCGAGAAGTTCAGCGGCAGCCAGCTCATCCAGGGCGAGCCCGACGCCAGCTCCTTCCCCTCGGGGGGGCTGCGGGCCACCTTCGAGGCCCGGGGCTACACCGTGTGGGACGCCACCAGCCCGGCCTTCCTCATCGAGAGCCCGCTGGGCACGACCCTCTGCATCCCCACCGCCTTCGTGGGGTACCACGGCGAGGCCCTGGACAACAAGCTGCCCCTGCTGCGCTCCATGGAGGCCGTGAGCACGGCCGCCCTTCACGCCCTGGGCCATTTCGAGAGCCGGGCCACCCAGGTGGTGCCCCAGTGCGGGCCCGAGCAGGAGTACTTCCTCGTGGACCTGGACCTGGCCCGGGAGCGGCCCGACCTCATCTTCGCCAACCGCACCCTCCAGGGCGCCCGGCCCCCCAAGGGCCAGGAGCTGGAGG from Geothrix sp. 21YS21S-2 includes these protein-coding regions:
- the nadA gene encoding quinolinate synthase NadA, producing MSAPAPYVPDLETIDPALDLLAEIARLRKERNAVLLAHYYQEPEIQDLADFVGDSLQLAQAAARTEASVIAFCGVHFMAETAKILNPGKRVVIPDLDAGCSLADRCPADAFGAWLKDYPDHVVVSYINCSAGVKALSDIICTSSNAVRVVESIPGDRKIVFAPDRHLGRWVMRQTGRDMVLWPGFCIVHEQFTATRLAQLKARHPAAKVIVHPECDATVSRMADFVGSTAALLKFVEKDPGKEFIVGTEAGILHQMKRLRPEAELVPIPADSGCNCALCPYMKLNSIEKLYLCLRDLKPEILLDEDLRRRALGPVERMLALG
- a CDS encoding CPBP family intramembrane glutamic endopeptidase, with amino-acid sequence MDSRGPEPWNPDRTWADPFIATLALLVVLAVGFNAGARRARPARPSTRVELQGRIADVTLAAPRVLGALAGTALGSGEALGSLEKKTAPGWDRAILAVHAAERGDLASGARLSGTVPDATFREIWSWAYQGAGRTPLPGELAGVLRALGEGYAAGMLEARCAARAGGDPKPAEARASAWVLPRLAALAAAGLAAAVLALGGLAMAIFLAAVPARPHAPPRFAMSGRALLIVLLGWFLTHLGAGFVTGTALILLPFLRPAALPLTYALHALLGTAYLCWAEDIGPRELAARVAPGRAGRALASGLGFFALAFAAVLAVSVALSPFLHAAEPPQKDLMDLLSRMRGPLSVGLLFLTVAVVAPVFEELLFRGLLLPWLGERLEARLGRRPGWLLAVAVSGLLFGAMHLQPLGLPTLGTLGIVLGFAFLRTGNLLTSILVHGLWNGGIFLFMRFFA
- a CDS encoding antitoxin Xre-like helix-turn-helix domain-containing protein, with the protein product MSRSPNTALPVQDDPSALAFRTFLAVAERWGLPVKERLALLGIAKSTYTVWLKRLEAGDLRDVDGDKVDRMAYVLGIYELSGSVFPDGVAWATRANQAPVFGGRRPLDRMLDGRMEDLIETLGYLKTASMGLL
- a CDS encoding thioesterase family protein; the protein is MAFSQSIDVRFADLDALGHVNHATFVTYLECARVGWWARLLAGRPFQEEGFVVAKVELDYRKPILLGDAVRVDLRCSHQGNTSFSLAYKVVRATDNVVLAEGQTVQVMMDFATGRPRPLRPETQAWLRTQE
- the rny gene encoding ribonuclease Y encodes the protein MNPLDYVFLALAVLAAVGFFFQMKKAQAAVVDVSKATAKAEAELKAERDRLLAEAEKEAGKVINRGQREADALRKEAELKAKEQALQARQEAEKLANERLQTLEKQEQRLQSKEDSLDKKLTQVDQKQKDVEAKTERVKEEQEKLAALQAEAKRLTEEQARKLEDIAGLTREDAKLELVSQLEYTAKMDASKLVRRIEDEAVEEAQKKARWTIVSAIQRLASDVVSEAAVSSVQLPSDDLKGRIIGREGRNIRALEKATGCDLIVDDTPETIVVSSFDPIRREVARQAILKLLADGRIHPARIEEVVEKTKIDMDQHLKELGEAAAISLGFPDVHPKLHKLIGRLNYRTSYGQNVLEHTKEVARIAEYMAAELGADQKLARRAGLFHDIGKAIDREVEGTHIEIGMELLKRFGEKDPVIHAMSCHHGDFEPKTVEAMLITAADALSAARPGARREMLETYVKRLEALEAIANSYKGVQKSFAMQAGREIRIMVDAGQVNDDQAFWLAKDVTKRIEGEMQYPGQIKVTVMRETRAVEYAR
- a CDS encoding RES family NAD+ phosphorylase; translation: MNHVHFLSHPWHQLKFLSVSPLAQLVPPGDRPELAALLARAGVFQSWPSGARRPDRLPQLRAYLQMPGRGPASRFCDGTFRAVYAGGTPETCVAEMAYHHGQALRDSGEPAGAARIFESLALRVGGSFADVRKGRGELRRKDDYGPSQAFGAACRAGGEPGILYRSVRRKDGECLAIFQGSSVKACSLKEVIALRWDGKKLG